A region of Haliotis asinina isolate JCU_RB_2024 chromosome 7, JCU_Hal_asi_v2, whole genome shotgun sequence DNA encodes the following proteins:
- the LOC137292042 gene encoding zinc finger BED domain-containing protein 4-like, whose protein sequence is MAVHLKRKHSIDLHEMSEPSKCAPANEQPSGYSGSSLRKCSSNPSTTDSVISKPVGQLSIPEAFMSKLAPGSARAKLITRNLALYIATDLRPYSIVENSAFKNFVHCLEPKYSVPSRPTLSEKVMPNLYEEVRQSVQSQLHEAQTIAMTSDGWTSRATESYITITAHFIDSQWILQNKVLQTRAIYECHTGTNIAQVLKSAVDEWKLERPHGLQPLTSDSAANMCVAAKQANMTPHIKCFAHVINLAAQQALKISEVQRLLGRVRRVVNYFHKSSTASQQLKAKQTLLQLPNHKLLSEVKTRWNSAYDMLARYLEQQPAIMATLMSPDIKKDKDLDTLSSQTSQRQNIWFMSLNLSRQLRLSCVMHHNQPFQWCYHFCQT, encoded by the coding sequence ATGGCTGTTCATCTGAAAAGAAAGCATTCCATTGATCTCCATGAAATGAGTGAACCTTCAAAGTGTGCTCCTGCCAATGAACAGCCTTCAGGATATTCAGGAAGTTCACTTCGGAAGTGCAGTAGCAATCCTTCTACAACCGACTCTGTGATCAGTAAGCCAGTTGGTCAGCTGAGCATCCCAGAAGCTTTCATGTCAAAGCTGGCTCCTGGAAGTGCACGAGCTAAACTCATCACCAGAAATCTTGCTCTCTACATAGCCACAGACTTAAGACCTTATTCTATTGTAGAGAACAGTGCTTTCAAAAATTTTGTTCATTGCCTTGAACCAAAATACTCAGTTCCATCACGACCCACATTGAGTGAAAAAGTGATGCCGAACTTGTATGAAGAAGTGCGTCAAAGCGTTCAAAGCCAGCTCCATGAAGCACAGACAATTGCTATGACATCCGATGGGTGGACATCCAGGGCCACAGAAAGCTACATCACAATCACTGCCCATTTCATTGACTCTCAGTGGATACTTCAAAATAAAGTCTTGCAGACACGAGCTATTTATGAGTGTCATACTGGAACCAACATTGCACAGGTTCTAAAAAGTGCAGTAGACGAGTGGAAGCTCGAAAGACCTCATGGACTGCAGCCACTTACATCCGACAGTGCAGCAAATATGTGTGTTGCTGCCAAGCAGGCAAACATGACTCCACATATAAAATGTTTTGCCCATGTCATTAATTTGGCCGCACAACAAGCTTTGAAAATCAGTGAAGTTCAGAGGCTGCTTGGTCGTGTGCGTAGAGTTGTAAACTATTTTCACAAAAGCTCTACTGCCAGTCAACAGCTTAAGGCTAAACAAACTCTTTTGCAGCTTCCAAATCACAAACTTTTAAGTGAAGTAAAAACTAGGTGGAACAGCGCCTATGATATGTTGGCCAGGTATCTGGAACAGCAGCCTGCTATTATGGCAACCCTTATGTCCCCAGACATAAAGAAAGACAAAGATCTGGATACTTTGTCATCACAGACATCACAACGGCAGAATATCTGGTTCATGTCCTTGAACCTCTCAAGACAGTTACGACTATCCTGTGTGATGCATCACAACCAACCATTTCAATGGTGCTACCACTTCTGTCAAACCTGA